AGGGAACTCATTTGCCTCCTTTGCGCTCCGTGGCCCCGTCCTCCCGACGCCGTTCCCGCAGGATGCCACGCACCGCCCGCAGAAACCGGTCCGCCTCCCCGTCCGTGCCCACCGTCACCCGCAGGTGCCGGTTCAGCCCGGTTCCCGAAAACCAGCGCACCACCATCCGCCGCTCCCGCAGCCGGTCACGCCACTGTTCCGCCGGCGGCCCCGGAGGTTCCATCCACAGGAAATTCGTCTGGCTCGGTGCCACCCGGAAGCCCAGACCCGCCAGTTCCCGCGCCAACCGCTCCCGTGTGGCCACCACCCGCTGCTGGGTCCGCCGGTAATACTCCGGGTCCTCCAGTGTCGCCTCCGCCGCCACCTGGCCCAGCCCGTTCACGTTGTAACTGTCGCGGATCTTGTGCAGCGCCCCGATCAGAACCGGGTGCCCCACGAAATACCCGACCCGCTGAAAACACAGCGAGTACGCCTTGGAGAACGTCCGCGCCACCAGGACGTGCGGGTGCTTCAAGGCCAGCCCCATGGCATGCTCGTCGGCAAAGTCCACATAGGCTTCGTCCAGCACAACCACCCCGCGCATCGCCCCGCACAACCGATCCAGCGCCCCGGTCGCATAACCGCGCCCGCTCGGCGCATTCGGCGTCGTCACCAAGGTCAGCGCCGCCCCCGCCTCGAGCCTTGCCGGGCCGCGCCCGACCGCCGGCTCGGGCAATCCGAAATCCGCCTCCAAGGGCACCTCCCGCCGCACCGCTCCATGGGCGTCCGCCAGCACCGGGTACAGCGAATAGCTGGGCGTGAAGTACTGCACCGTGGCCCGCGCGGCGGCCTTCGCACCGGTGGACGCCACCGCATCCGCGGGTTCCACGAAGCACCGCACCGCCAGCGCCAGCAGTTCGTCGCTGCCATTGCCCACGATGACGTTCTCCACCGCGCATCCGTGCCGTCGCGCCAGCTTTTCCCGCAGCCGCTCCGCCGTCGGCGACGGATACAACCGCAACCGCCAGTCGGTCGCCGCCCGGATCGCCCGCAAGACCCGCGGGGACGGCGGGTACGGGTTCTCGTTGGTGTTCAACTTCACCAGCCCGCCGGTCCTGGGCTGCTCCCCCGGCGTGTAGGCGTGCAACCGGCGCACCAGCGGACGCACCAGGCGGTTCGGATCGAGGGGGCGGGCCATGTTCAATCGGCGGGATGCGAAGACTCGGACCCATTCCCCTCAACGTCGGCTCAACCGGATCGAGGCCGACGCGCCGTGCGCATCGAGCCCTTCGATGGCGGCAAAGGTCCGCACCGCCGCCTCCGCCTTCTTCACCGACGCCTTGCCGTACTCGACCACGCTGGTCCGGTGTTGGAACTGGTCCACCGTGAGACCCGCGAACGACCGGCCCGCGCCCCCGGTGGGCAGCGTATGACTCGGTCCCGCCACGTAATCCCCCAGCACGGTCGGGGACCATGAGCCGATGAAGATCGCCCCTGCCGTCACGATGCCATCGGCCCAGCGGGCGGCGCGGCGCGCGTGAATCTCGCAATGCTCGGGCGCCAGTTGGTTCGCCACCCGCACCCCGTGGTCCATCGATTTCACGTGGATCAGCCAGCCGCCCGCCTCGAGGGCACGCACGATGTAGTCCCGTCGCGCCAGGCCCGCCAGTTGCCGGTCCACCTCCCGCCGAACCGCCGTGAGCAACCGGCTCGAGGGCGTCACCAGCCATACCCGCTCGTCCCCCGATCCATGTTCCGCCTGGGCCAGCAGATCCGCCGCCACCCACGCCGGGTTGGCCGTCTCGTCCGCCAGCACCAGCACCTCGCTCGGACCCGGCAGCAAATCCACCGCCACGCGCCCGAATAGGAGCCGCTTCGCCGCCACCACGTACGCATTGCCGGGCCCGAACACCTTGTCCACCGCCCGGATCGTCCCGGTTCCCACCGCCATCGCCGCGATGGCCTGCGCCCCGCCCACCTTGTAGATCTCCGTCGCCCCCGCCGTCGCCGCCGCGAACAGCAGTGCCGGATTCACCGTGCCGTCCCGCCCGGGCGGCGTGCAGACCACGATCTCAGGACACCCCGCCACACGCGCCAGGGTCACCGTCATCAGCGCCGTGGACACCAGCGGCGCCGTCCCCCCGGGGATGTACAACCCCACCCGCCGGAACGGGTCGAACTTCTCCCCCACCTTCGCCCCGTGCCGGTTCACCCCGGTCCAGCGGCGCCGCAGGGAACGACGGGCGAATGCCGCGATGTTGCGCTCCGCCTCCTTCACCGCCGCCCGCAATTCCGCGCTCACCCGCACCGAGGCCCCCAGCCGCTCGGCCACGCTCACCGCAAAACGGTCCGGCTCCAACCGCACCCCGTCGAACCGCTCGGTCAGCTCCGTCAACGCCTCGTCCCCCCGGCCCATCACCGCCTCGATCGTCTCCCGGGCCCGCAGTTCCACCATCGGATCGAACAGACTCGAACTCGCCGCCGCCCCCGCCAGGCGCGCCTCGAAATCGTCGTCCGTGTGCCGCAGCAATCGCATGAGGCCGCGACGCTAGTGAGATTGCCCGCCCAAGTCAAAACGACCTCCCGCCATGACCTGAGTTTCCATGGCACGATTCGTCCGCGCCTTGCGCACTTCCCCAACGGAACGCCGTTCCCTGCCCCCCCATGAACGGGGCAGGACGGCCCAAACCCATCCACTAACCCTCATTCGATCATGCAATCCATCCTCAATGACCCCCATCCCCACCGCATCCCGTCCCTTCCGGCCCTCGTCGCCGGTCTCGGCCTGCTCGCCTTCCCGGCCCGCGCCGACGAAACCTGCATGTCCCCCTACATGCCCCGCATCACCGGCCAGGAGGAGTTCGTCTATGTCTGGACCCTCGGCGATGAATCCATCGGCGACGGCTCCGACAAGCTGGTCACCGTCGGGGTCAAACCCGGACGCACCTACGGTCAGGTCCTCCACTCCGTCTCCGTCGGCTCCCGCAACGAGGCGCACCACGGCGGCTTCACCGACGATCGCCGCCAGCTCTGGCTCGCCGGCCTCGAAACCAGCCGCATCTTCATCTTCGATGTCCATACCGACCCGGCCCGGCCCAGCCTGATCCGCATCATCGATGACTTCGCCGAGAAGACCGGCGGTGCCGTCGGACCCCACGGCGCCTACGCCCTCCCGGGACGCGTCCTGATCCCCTGCCTGTCCAACACCTCCGACCTCGGCGGCCGCACCGCCCTCGTCGAGTACAGCAACGAGGGCAACTTCATCGCCACCCACTGGATGCCCACCCAGTCGGACCCCCGCGGCGCCGCGATCGAGTCGGTGGCCGACGGCTACGGCTACGACGCCCGGGTCCTGCCCCGGAAGAACGTCATGCTCAGCTCGTCCTTCACCGGCTGGTCCAACTACACCATGGACTTCGCCCAGATGGTCCAGGACCCCGAGGCCATGAAGCGCTTCGGTCAAACCATGGTCCTCTGGGATTTCCACGCCCGCCAGCCGCGCAAGGTCTTCCATGTCCCGGGCGCCCCCCTCGAGATCCGCTGGGCCTGGGGTCCCACCCACAACTACGCCTTCACCGCCTCCGCCCTCACCTCGAAGCTCTGGCTCGTGTACGAGGATGCCGACACCCGCGAATGGCAGGCCAGGGAGGTTGCCGACATCGGCGATCCGTCCCAGCTCCCGCTCCCCGTGGACATCAGCCTCAGCTCGGACGATTCCACCCTCTTCGTAAGCTGCTTCGGCGACGGCAAGGTCCGTGTCTTCGATGTCTCCAACCCCCACCGGCCCCGCCAGACCTACGAGGAATCCATCGGGCGCCAGGTCAACATGGTGTCGCAGAGCTGGGACGGCCGGCGCCTCTACTTCACCAGCTCGCTCCTCGCCCGCTGGGACAAGAAGGGCGAAGACAACGAACAGTACTTCAAGGCCTACCGCTGGAACGGACGCCGCCTCCGCCACCAGTTCACCCTCGACTTCGCCAAACTCGAACTCGGACGGCCCCACCACATGCTCTTCGGCTCGACCCAGCTCTTCAAGTAACCGCCCCCACCAACCCCAATCCCGAAACCCATCCTCGCATGCCCCACGTCCATCCTCCGCACCCGGCCGGGCTCCATGTCCGAACCCGCCTCCTCGCCGCCCGGATCGCCCTCGCCCTGTTGGCCCTGCCGCCGGCTCTCCCCGCCGACGACGGCCTCGCCGCCCTGGAAGGATTCTCCTACCAGCCGCCGCAGCCCGGCACCTACACCCTGCCCGTCATCAAACCCGCCGCCGACGGCCAGGTCATCGACCACACCGGCCAGACCCGCTCCCTGCACGACCTGACCCGCGGCGCGGTCACGGTGATGAGCTTCATCTACACCCGCTGCGCCTCGCCCCGGGCCTGTCCCTTCGCCACCGGGGTGCTCAACCAGATCCATGAGGTGGCCGGCGCCCGGCCCGAGTTCGCCGGGCGCCTGCGCCTCATCAGCATGAGCTTCGACCCGGAGAACGACACCGCCCGCCGCATGTCGGACTACTCCCGCTGGGCCCGCGAACGCAGCGTCCCCGTGGACTGGCACTTCCTCACCACCCGCTCCGCCACGGAACTCAACCCGATCCTCGACGCCTACGGTCAGGCGGTGAACCGGCGTTCCAATCCCCGCGATCCGCAGGGGCCCCTCCACCACACCCTCCGCGTCTTCCTCATCGACGCCGAAGGCCGCATCCGGAACATCTACAGCTCCGACACCCTCGACCCCAGGCTGGTGCTGACCGACATCCGTACCCTCCTCATCGAGTCCGGCACCGCAGCCTCCCCCACGGCCGGTTGACCCCGCCCCGCCCATGCCTCCACGAGGTGTCGGCTGGGGAGACAGCGATTCGGAGGGACTGCACCCTTCGGAGGGACTGCACCCTTCGGAGGGACGAGCTCCGCGAGTCCTCAATCCAATGCTCCACTCCCCTGCGGCCTCGTGGAACTCGGCCCTCCGATTTCATCCCCTCGCTTCAATTCGGAGGGACGAGCTCCGCGAGTCCTCAATCCAATGCTCCCCTCCCCTGCCGGCCTCGTGGAACTCGGCCCTCCGATTTCGCCACCCTGCTTCACCCTTCGGATGGACGAGCTCCGCGAGTCCGCAATCCATTGCACCATTCCGTTTTCCCATCCCCGGGGACTCGTACTCAGCCCGAAGGGCGGTACTCGTACTCGTCATCGTCCTCGACTCGCAGGCACACCGTTTCAGCGTCGCCTCATGGCTGGCCCGATGGGTGCGATCGGGTTCGGACCTTTCATTCCGCATGCGAACTGGGCGGGGCGATTAAGATTAAGATTAAGATTAAGATTAAGATTAAGATTAAGATTAAGATTAGGATTACGAGTACGGGTACGTGTACGAGGTCTGCTGCAAAACGCTGAGATGCACTGGCAGCAGGGCGGACACGCGGGGGGGGCAGAGGCTGGGTCGAACTCTGTTCGGTATGCACGCTTCAGCGTTGTCGAGGGCGGAGATGGAAGGCTCACGCTGAAGCCTGGACACCCAACGGACCCTCCGATCCCACCCCTCCGCTTCACCCTTCGGAGGGACGAGCTCTGCGAGTCCGCAATCCATTGCTCCCCTCCCCTGGCGGCCTCGTGGATCCCGCACCCCATCCGCCGCCTTGAACCCGCCCCGACCCCGATGGCATCCATAGACATGGCATCTTCCGATCCGCACCCGGCCCCGGATCCGCTGGGTGTCCCCGGCGAGGTCACCCGCCTGATGACCGCGATCGAATCCGGGGATCCGTCGGCGTCGGAACAGCTCCTGCCCCTCGTCTATCGCGAACTCCGCGGCCTCGCCGCCGCCCGGCTCGCCCGCGAGCAACCCGGCCAGACCCTTCAGGCCACCGCCCTCGTCCACGAAGCCTGGCTCCGCCTCGTCGGCGGCGAACCCCGCCACTGGAACAGCCGCGGCCACTTCTTCGGCGCCGCCGCCGAGGCCATGCGCCGCCTCCTCATCGAGAACGCCCGCCGCAAACGCAGCCTCAAACGCGGCGGCGACCTCGAACGCGTCAACTGGTCCCAGGTCCGGCTTGCCGTCGAAACCGACGACGACCGCCTCATCGCCCTCCACGAAGCCCTGGAACGACTCGAAGCCGACGACCCCCAGGCCGCCCAACTGGTCAAGCTCCGCTTCTTCGCCGGCCTCACCGGTCCCCAGACCGCCCAGGCCCTCGGCCTCGCCGAACGCACCGCCGCCCGCCTCTGGGCCTATGCCCGCGCCTGGCTCCTCCGCGAACTCCAGGCTGACGCCCCCACCCAGTGGCCCCGCGACTGACCCGCCGTCGCTTCCCCCCCAACCCGCCGATGCCCGCCCCCGAACGCGACCTCTTCCTCCAGGCCCTCGAACTCGGGACGCCCGCCGACCGCCTGGCCTTCCTCGACCGCGCCTGCCGCGATCAACCCGCCCTCCGCGAACGCGTCGAGGGACTCCTCCACTGCCATCTCCAGGCCGGCGACTTCCTCGATGGCGCCTCCTCCGAGGCCCCGCCACCGCCCGATCCCCTCTCCGAGGGACCCGGCACCGTCATCGGCCGCTACAAGCTCCTCGAAAAAATCGGCGAAGGCGGCTTCGGCGTCGTGTACATGGCCGAACAGCGCGAGCCCGTGAAACGCCGCGTCGCCCTCAAGATCATCAAGCTCGGCATGGACACCCGCCAGGTGGTGGGCCGCTTCGAGGCCGAACGTCAGGCCCTCGCCCTCATGGACCATCCGAATATCGCGCGGGTCCTCGACGGCGGCGCCACCGCCACCGGCCGCCCCTACTTCGTCATGGAACTCGTCCGCGGCGTCCCCATCACCCAGTTCTGCGACGAACAACGCCTCGACCCCGCCGACCGCCTCGAACTCTTCATCGAGGTCTGCGCCGCCCTCCAGCACGCCCACCAGAAGGGCATCATCCATCGCGACATCAAACCCTCCAACGTCCTCGTCACCCTCCACGACGACCGCCCCGTCCCCAAGGTCATCGACTTCGGCATCGCCAAGGCCATGCAGGGCGAACTCACCGACAAGACGGTCTTCACCCGCTTCCACGAGTTCCTCGGCACCCCGGCCTACATGAGCCCCGAGCAAACCCAGCTCAGCGGCCTCGATGTCGATACCCGCACCGACATCTACGCCCTCGGCGTCCTGCTCTACGAACTGCTCACCGGCCGCACGCCCTTCGATGCCCGCGAACTCCTCACCGCCAGCCTCGAGGAAATCCGCCGCCGCATCCGGGACGAGGAACCCGCCCGCCCTTCCACCCGTCTCCGCGCCCTGCCCCCGCCCGACGCCGACACCGTCGCCCGCAATCGCCGTTCCTATCCCGCCCGCCTCGCCCTTTCCCTCCGCGGCGACCTCGACTGGATCGTTCTCAAGTGCCTCGAGAAGGATCGCGCCCGCCGCTACGACTCCACAGGCGCCCTCGTCCTCGATCTTCGCCGCCATCTCCGCGACGAACCCGTGACCGCCGTCAAGCCGAGCTTCTCCTACCGCGCCTCCAAACTCCTCCGCCGCCATCGCACCGCCTTCGCCGTGGCCGCCGGGTTCCTCCTCCTCCTCGTCGCAGCCACCGTCGTCAGCAGCGCCTTCGCCCTCCGCGCCTTCCGCGCCGAACGCGCCACCCGGCAGGAGGCCGCCGTCAAGGACGCCGTCCACCGCTTCCTCAACGACGACCTCTTCAACCACGGCGACATCGTCCCCGGCTCCGACCGTCAGGTGACCCTCCGCACCCTCCTCGATCGCGCCAGCGACCAGCTCAACCCCCGTCTCGGCGATCAACCCGCCATCGAGGCCGCCATCCGCTCCACCCTCGGACGCACCTACTACAATCTCGGCGAATACGCCGCCGCCGAGGCCCAGTGGCGCGCCGCCCTCGAACTCCACCTCCAGCTCGCCGGAGAACGCGACCGCCGCACCCTCCTCGCCCGGAGTGACCTCTCCCGGGCCCTCATCTCCCTCGACCGGCGCACAGAGGCCCTCGAAGCCGCCCAGCAGGTCCTCGCCCTCGCCCGCTCCCAGTTCCGCCCCCGCGACCCGCTCCTCGTGAAGTTCCTCAGCCGTCTCGCCTCCGCCTGCTACCGGATCGGTGACGCCGACGGCGCCCGCGCCGCCGCCGCCGAAGCGATCGCCCTCGCCGAGGCCTCACCCGGAGTCGAGGTCGCCGACGTCGCCAACGCCCTCGACATCCTCGGCCGCATGATCGGTCGCACCGGCGACCTCGAAGGCGGCGAACGTTACGTCCGCCAGGCCCTCGAACGCGTCCGCACCGCCCTCGGCGATTCCCATCCCCTCACCATCCGCTACTCCAACCGCCTCGGCGCCTACCTCTACAACGTCGGCATCAAGACCGGGGAGGCCGAATCCCTCTACCGCACCTCCCTGACCCGGCAGCAACAGGCGTTCGGCGACGCCCACCCCATCACCCACGTCGTCCGTGCCAACCTCGCCCTTCTCTACGCCTACCGGGAACCTCACCGCCCCCATCTCGCCCTCGACCAGTGGCTCGCCATCCTCGCCCATCACCCTCCCGACCAGCCTGACACCAATCTCCTCGCCCGGATCCGCACCGTCCTCGACCGGCTGCCTCCCGACACCCTCGCCCCGCCTCCCGGCTGGCACTCCCAACCCTGGCGCCTCCAAACCTACCCGCCACCCCCCGGCTGGTCCCATCGCGACTTCGATGACCGCTACTGGTCCCCCCATCCCCCAACCGGCCGGTCCGAAGTCTGGATGCGACAGACCCTCACCCTGGATGAACCCCCGGGCACCACCCCCTTCCTCGTCCTCCGCAGCCCCGGCACCTTCGACATCTTCCTCAATGGCATCCCCGTCGTCGCCGGCGCCGTGGTCCCCGAATCCGCCTTCCGCCTCATCCCCTTCCCCGACACCGCCCGCGCCACCCTCCGTCCCGGACGCAACCTCCTCGCCCTCCACGTCCGCGATCGATCCCTCGACGGCCCCGTCCACCTCGACATCCTCCACACCCCGGGATCGGATCTCTGACCTCGTCTTCCCTCGATTCGCGAACTGCATCCATAATCGCTTCGTCCGTCAGCGCTGCGTCCTCCAGTTCGGACAGATCGTGAACAACTCGCGTCGGCGAGAACGGAACCATGATCGCGACCGGCCGACCGTGATCGGTCAAAATGACATGCTCGCCCCGCTCGATCACGGCTCTCGCCAGTCTGCGGGTGGATCGATGCAACTCGGTCAAGGTCGCTTCCATCCGGAGAAAGTATGAATTATGCAAATTCCAACAAGCCGCGATTCGGTGCCGCCAGGCGTCGCGGTGCATCCCGGTATTGTGGGTGAGGAGACAGCGCCTCGGAGGGACGAGCTCCGCGAGTCCTCCT
This genomic stretch from Verrucomicrobiia bacterium harbors:
- the hisD gene encoding histidinol dehydrogenase, translated to MRLLRHTDDDFEARLAGAAASSSLFDPMVELRARETIEAVMGRGDEALTELTERFDGVRLEPDRFAVSVAERLGASVRVSAELRAAVKEAERNIAAFARRSLRRRWTGVNRHGAKVGEKFDPFRRVGLYIPGGTAPLVSTALMTVTLARVAGCPEIVVCTPPGRDGTVNPALLFAAATAGATEIYKVGGAQAIAAMAVGTGTIRAVDKVFGPGNAYVVAAKRLLFGRVAVDLLPGPSEVLVLADETANPAWVAADLLAQAEHGSGDERVWLVTPSSRLLTAVRREVDRQLAGLARRDYIVRALEAGGWLIHVKSMDHGVRVANQLAPEHCEIHARRAARWADGIVTAGAIFIGSWSPTVLGDYVAGPSHTLPTGGAGRSFAGLTVDQFQHRTSVVEYGKASVKKAEAAVRTFAAIEGLDAHGASASIRLSRR
- the hisC gene encoding histidinol-phosphate transaminase — protein: MARPLDPNRLVRPLVRRLHAYTPGEQPRTGGLVKLNTNENPYPPSPRVLRAIRAATDWRLRLYPSPTAERLREKLARRHGCAVENVIVGNGSDELLALAVRCFVEPADAVASTGAKAAARATVQYFTPSYSLYPVLADAHGAVRREVPLEADFGLPEPAVGRGPARLEAGAALTLVTTPNAPSGRGYATGALDRLCGAMRGVVVLDEAYVDFADEHAMGLALKHPHVLVARTFSKAYSLCFQRVGYFVGHPVLIGALHKIRDSYNVNGLGQVAAEATLEDPEYYRRTQQRVVATRERLARELAGLGFRVAPSQTNFLWMEPPGPPAEQWRDRLRERRMVVRWFSGTGLNRHLRVTVGTDGEADRFLRAVRGILRERRREDGATERKGGK
- a CDS encoding sigma-70 family RNA polymerase sigma factor, translating into MASSDPHPAPDPLGVPGEVTRLMTAIESGDPSASEQLLPLVYRELRGLAAARLAREQPGQTLQATALVHEAWLRLVGGEPRHWNSRGHFFGAAAEAMRRLLIENARRKRSLKRGGDLERVNWSQVRLAVETDDDRLIALHEALERLEADDPQAAQLVKLRFFAGLTGPQTAQALGLAERTAARLWAYARAWLLRELQADAPTQWPRD
- a CDS encoding selenium-binding protein: MQSILNDPHPHRIPSLPALVAGLGLLAFPARADETCMSPYMPRITGQEEFVYVWTLGDESIGDGSDKLVTVGVKPGRTYGQVLHSVSVGSRNEAHHGGFTDDRRQLWLAGLETSRIFIFDVHTDPARPSLIRIIDDFAEKTGGAVGPHGAYALPGRVLIPCLSNTSDLGGRTALVEYSNEGNFIATHWMPTQSDPRGAAIESVADGYGYDARVLPRKNVMLSSSFTGWSNYTMDFAQMVQDPEAMKRFGQTMVLWDFHARQPRKVFHVPGAPLEIRWAWGPTHNYAFTASALTSKLWLVYEDADTREWQAREVADIGDPSQLPLPVDISLSSDDSTLFVSCFGDGKVRVFDVSNPHRPRQTYEESIGRQVNMVSQSWDGRRLYFTSSLLARWDKKGEDNEQYFKAYRWNGRRLRHQFTLDFAKLELGRPHHMLFGSTQLFK
- a CDS encoding SCO family protein, yielding MPHVHPPHPAGLHVRTRLLAARIALALLALPPALPADDGLAALEGFSYQPPQPGTYTLPVIKPAADGQVIDHTGQTRSLHDLTRGAVTVMSFIYTRCASPRACPFATGVLNQIHEVAGARPEFAGRLRLISMSFDPENDTARRMSDYSRWARERSVPVDWHFLTTRSATELNPILDAYGQAVNRRSNPRDPQGPLHHTLRVFLIDAEGRIRNIYSSDTLDPRLVLTDIRTLLIESGTAASPTAG
- a CDS encoding serine/threonine protein kinase, translating into MAPRLTRRRFPPNPPMPAPERDLFLQALELGTPADRLAFLDRACRDQPALRERVEGLLHCHLQAGDFLDGASSEAPPPPDPLSEGPGTVIGRYKLLEKIGEGGFGVVYMAEQREPVKRRVALKIIKLGMDTRQVVGRFEAERQALALMDHPNIARVLDGGATATGRPYFVMELVRGVPITQFCDEQRLDPADRLELFIEVCAALQHAHQKGIIHRDIKPSNVLVTLHDDRPVPKVIDFGIAKAMQGELTDKTVFTRFHEFLGTPAYMSPEQTQLSGLDVDTRTDIYALGVLLYELLTGRTPFDARELLTASLEEIRRRIRDEEPARPSTRLRALPPPDADTVARNRRSYPARLALSLRGDLDWIVLKCLEKDRARRYDSTGALVLDLRRHLRDEPVTAVKPSFSYRASKLLRRHRTAFAVAAGFLLLLVAATVVSSAFALRAFRAERATRQEAAVKDAVHRFLNDDLFNHGDIVPGSDRQVTLRTLLDRASDQLNPRLGDQPAIEAAIRSTLGRTYYNLGEYAAAEAQWRAALELHLQLAGERDRRTLLARSDLSRALISLDRRTEALEAAQQVLALARSQFRPRDPLLVKFLSRLASACYRIGDADGARAAAAEAIALAEASPGVEVADVANALDILGRMIGRTGDLEGGERYVRQALERVRTALGDSHPLTIRYSNRLGAYLYNVGIKTGEAESLYRTSLTRQQQAFGDAHPITHVVRANLALLYAYREPHRPHLALDQWLAILAHHPPDQPDTNLLARIRTVLDRLPPDTLAPPPGWHSQPWRLQTYPPPPGWSHRDFDDRYWSPHPPTGRSEVWMRQTLTLDEPPGTTPFLVLRSPGTFDIFLNGIPVVAGAVVPESAFRLIPFPDTARATLRPGRNLLALHVRDRSLDGPVHLDILHTPGSDL